One region of Zingiber officinale cultivar Zhangliang chromosome 7B, Zo_v1.1, whole genome shotgun sequence genomic DNA includes:
- the LOC122004255 gene encoding RING-H2 finger protein ATL2-like, whose amino-acid sequence MATNGSDSVPGSNAPPPPPPPVGFGIDGQIMRTTIISFLFIVLLVVLLHLYARYLGAHEALGGRERVAALLGGAAASGGDMTAAGQRDGVLASLPGLDTATIAGLPAFVYHGGGGGVAAECAVCLGATEEGERVRMLPNCGHVFHVGCIDTWLRVHSTCPLCRRNADSGNKEAVESTPPPPPA is encoded by the coding sequence ATGGCCACCAACGGATCGGACTCTGTTCCCGGTAGCAacgcgccgccgccgccgccgccgccggtggGCTTCGGCATCGACGGTCAGATCATGCGCACCACCATCATCTCCTTCTTATTCATCGTTCTCCTCGTCGTCCTGCTTCACCTCTACGCCCGCTACCTCGGTGCCCACGAGGCCCTCGGTGGACGAGAGCGCGTCGCCGCCCTGTTGGGTGGCGCCGCCGCCTCCGGGGGTGATATGACCGCGGCTGGACAGAGAGACGGAGTCCTCGCCAGTTTGCCAGGCCTCGACACTGCCACCATCGCGGGGCTTCCTGCCTTCGTCTACCACGGCGGAGGCGGCGGGGTGGCGGCGGAGTGCGCGGTGTGCCTTGGCGCTACGGAGGAGGGGGAGCGGGTGAGGATGCTGCCCAACTGCGGCCACGTGTTCCACGTGGGATGCATCGACACCTGGCTCAGGGTCCACTCGACCTGCCCCCTCTGCCGGCGCAACGCTGACTCGGGCAATAAGGAAGCCGTCGAGTCAACGCCACCGCCGCCGCCAGCATAG